Proteins from a genomic interval of Candidatus Rokuibacteriota bacterium:
- a CDS encoding transposase: MAYPHRTYQPRDTEHSVLHAVIREHLEPFLREASDRGDGHGLPRFVEQEFREFLTCGVLAHGFTRLRCADCTFERLLPFSCKRRGFCPSCGGRRMAERAAYLVDEVLPQVPVRQWVLTLPYRLRYRLAWDHALCRAVLGVYARGLLAFYARTARSHGIPEGQTGTVTVIQRFGSGLQLNVHFHTLVLDGVFSETRPGHLTFHPAPLPSDEDVAHVLATVRTGVGRLLARRHLEPADDTAPADPLADASPVLAGLASASVQGRVALGPRAGARVRRLGDEPDLGHVAARGPRQAQLDGFDLHANVWVPPNDRARLEQLGRYLLRPPLAQDRVQLRADGRVLVTLKTVWRDGTSHLLFEPIEFLEKLAAIIPRPAVNLVLYHGVLAPHARWRAHVVRYGRPAPDIHAREREASPRAGGTPGAWTRAALMRRVFDLDVLACPRCGGRLRRIATVEDPAVVGKILAHLALLHPADSPGPAPPPAALRAAAAVAPSRQ, encoded by the coding sequence GTGGCGTATCCCCATCGCACGTATCAGCCCCGCGACACCGAGCACTCTGTCCTCCACGCCGTCATCCGCGAACATCTGGAGCCCTTCCTGCGGGAAGCCTCCGACCGGGGCGACGGACACGGCCTGCCCCGCTTCGTCGAGCAGGAGTTCCGCGAGTTCCTCACGTGCGGAGTCCTGGCCCATGGCTTCACGCGGCTTCGGTGCGCCGACTGCACCTTCGAGCGCCTCCTGCCCTTCTCGTGCAAGCGACGCGGCTTCTGTCCGAGCTGTGGGGGGCGACGGATGGCCGAGCGCGCCGCCTATCTGGTCGACGAGGTGCTGCCACAGGTACCGGTGCGCCAGTGGGTGCTGACGCTGCCGTATCGCCTGCGCTACCGACTGGCGTGGGATCACGCCCTGTGCCGCGCCGTGCTGGGCGTGTATGCCCGTGGGCTCCTCGCCTTCTACGCGCGCACCGCGCGGTCCCACGGCATCCCGGAGGGCCAGACCGGCACGGTGACCGTGATCCAACGCTTCGGCAGTGGCCTCCAACTCAACGTTCACTTCCACACGCTCGTGCTCGACGGCGTCTTCAGCGAGACTCGACCCGGGCACCTCACCTTTCACCCTGCACCCCTACCGAGCGACGAGGACGTGGCGCACGTCCTCGCCACCGTCCGCACCGGCGTGGGGCGGCTGCTCGCCCGCCGCCACCTCGAGCCCGCTGACGACACGGCCCCGGCGGACCCGCTCGCCGACGCCTCGCCCGTCCTGGCCGGCCTCGCCAGCGCCTCCGTCCAGGGCCGCGTCGCCCTCGGCCCCCGCGCCGGCGCCCGCGTCCGGCGCCTCGGCGACGAGCCGGACCTCGGTCACGTCGCCGCCCGCGGCCCGCGTCAGGCCCAGCTCGACGGCTTCGACCTCCACGCCAACGTCTGGGTCCCCCCTAACGATCGTGCCCGCCTCGAGCAGCTCGGCCGCTACCTCCTCCGCCCCCCGCTCGCCCAGGACCGCGTCCAGCTCCGGGCCGACGGACGCGTCCTCGTCACGCTGAAGACGGTCTGGCGCGATGGCACCTCGCATCTGCTCTTTGAGCCGATCGAGTTCCTGGAGAAGCTCGCGGCGATCATCCCCCGCCCCGCGGTCAACCTCGTCTTGTATCACGGCGTTCTCGCCCCGCATGCTCGCTGGCGCGCGCACGTCGTCCGTTACGGCCGCCCGGCCCCTGACATCCATGCGCGCGAGCGCGAGGCCAGCCCCCGCGCCGGCGGCACCCCGGGCGCGTGGACCAGGGCCGCCCTGATGCGCCGCGTGTTCGATCTCGATGTCCTCGCCTGCCCGCGCTGTGGCGGCCGGCTGCGGCGCATCGCCACGGTGGAGGACCCGGCCGTGGTGGGCAAGATCCTCGCGCACCTGGCCCTGCTCCACCCCGCGGACTCTCCGGGGCCGGCCCCGCCGCCGGCCGCCCTGCGCGCTGCTGCCGCTGTAGCCCCCTCCCGTCAGTAA